From one Colletotrichum destructivum chromosome 3, complete sequence genomic stretch:
- a CDS encoding Putative glucose-methanol-choline oxidoreductase, glucose Oxidase, domain 2: MPSLRGTALCLLAAVSHLVSAWPTQHPEHVQILTRAEQLATEYDYVIVGGGTSGLTVGDRLTEDGKYTVLVVEYGYYDSQTGMNPRRMYNITSKPCPNLNGRSFSVGIGCVVGGSSNVNGQVFLRGTKDEYNAWKDLGGPGSTWDWDNLLPYFKKGITLAPPDAAQAREYNITYDMKYWGTTSKIYAAFGKGPLQSSLKILYNAMSKMPGMTIPVDSGAGEAGLYWYPMSQDPVQFQRSYARTGHWDGLNRPNYEMIVGARVNRILFDGDTATGVQFVSRNNTGAAPVQIKARREVILAAGSIHTPQVLMLSGIGPRAHLEQARIPVKVDLPGVGSNFQDHSYIPSISYQWGRALPNSGGGGWGGGGPPALASMIGLPVVSPDRFETLARAFEAQDPRSHLPSSYTAEQIEGYKQQQKVWGRLMRSKNVVFSEMMMYGPGGSVQNLHCMSRGNILLNTAQPEAEMLVDYRAASNTIDLDVMAEIIKFMRRYMTTGDLAQYQARETSPGTGVSTDTQLVNWAKGQIIPSVYHPVGTTAKMPREWGGVLDENLLVYGVKKLRVVDASMMPTTVGATTSMTVYAVAEKVRRMSLEMRPLR; the protein is encoded by the exons ATGCCTTCTCTCAGAGGGACCGCCCTTTGCCTCTTGGCTGCAGTTTCTCATCTAGTTTCCGCATGGCCGACTCAACATCCCGAACACGTCCAGATCCTGACCAGGGCAGAGCAACTGGCCACCGAATATGACtatgtcatcgtcggcggcggcacctcTGGTCTGACTGTTGGCGATCGTCTTACCGAAGACGGTAAAT acacCGTTCTCGTGGTCGAGTACGGATACTACGACAGCCAAACGGGCATGAATCCTCGACGCATGTACAACATCACGTCCAAGCCGTGCCCCAACCTCAATGGCCGCAGCTTCTCCGTGGGCATTGGATGCGTCGTGGGCGGGAGCTCCAACGTCAACGGCCAGGTCTTCCTGAGAGGAACCAAGGATGAGTACAACGCCTGGAAAGATCTGGGCGGACCCGGGTCTACCTGGGACTGGGACAACCTGCTCCCTTACTTCAAGAAG GGCATCACTCTCGCCCCTCCTGATGCCGCTCAAGCTCGGGAGTACAACATCACGTACGACATGAAGTACTGGGGCACGACCTCCAAGATCTACGCTGCCTTCGGCAAGGGTCCCCTCCAGTCCAGCCTCA AGATCCTCTACAACGCCATGTCCAAGATGCCCGGTATGACCATCCCcgtcgacagcggcgccggcgaggccggcctctACTGGTACCCAATGTCCCAGGACCCCGTCCAGTTCCAGCGCTCCTACGCCCGCACCGGCCACTGGGACGGCCTCAACCGGCCCAACTATGAGATGATCGTCGGCGCCAGGGTCAACCGCATCCTCTTCGACGGGGACACCGCCACGGGCGTGCAGTTCGTCTCGCGCAACAACACGGGAGCCGCACCCGTCCAGATCAAGGCACGGCGCGAGGTCATCCTTGCCGCCGGGTCCATCCACACGCCGCAGGTGCTGATGCTTAGCGGCATCGGGCCCCGCGCCCACCTCGAACAGGCCCGCATCCCCGTCAAGGTCGACCTCCCCGGCGTCGGGTCCAACTTTCAGGACCACAGTTACATTCCCAGCATCTCGTATCAGTGGGGCCGAGCGCTTCCCAACtctggcggcggtggctggGGTGGCGGCGGACCGCCGGCTCTCGCATCCATGATCGGCTTGCCCGTCGTCAGCCCAGACAGGTTCGAGACCCTCGCCAGAGCGTTCGAGGCTCAAGACCCCAGGTCCCATCTGCCGTCGAGCTACACCGCCGAGCAGATTGAGGGCTACAAGCAACAGCAGAAAGTCTGGGGCCGCCTCATGCGGTCAAAGAacgtcgtcttctccgagATGATGATGTACGGCCCCGGGGGCTCAGTGCAAAACCTGCACTGCATGTCCCGCGGCAACATTCTCCTGAACACGGCAcagcccgaggccgagatgctgGTCGACTACCGCGCGGCGTCCAACaccatcgacctcgacgtcatGGCCGAGATCATCAAGTTCATGCGTCGGTACATGACCACGGGAGACCTCGCGCAGTACCAGGCCCGCGAGACGTCgcccggcaccggcgtctCGACGGACACTCAGCTCGTCAACTGGGCTAAGGGGCAGATCATCCCGTCCGTGTACCACCCCGTCGGCACAACGGCCAAGATGCCCCGCGAGTGGGGCGGCGTGCTCGACGAGAACCTGCTGGTCTACGGCGTCAAGAAACTGAGAGTTGTCGACGCCTCGATGATGCCCACGACTGTAGGCGCGACCACCTCCATGACGGTCTATGCTGTCGCCGAGAAGGTAAGGCGAATGAGTTTGGAGATGCGTCCACTTCGCTAA